A single Neoarius graeffei isolate fNeoGra1 chromosome 23, fNeoGra1.pri, whole genome shotgun sequence DNA region contains:
- the chchd2 gene encoding coiled-coil-helix-coiled-coil-helix domain-containing protein 2, whose translation MPRGSRSRTSRMAPPSYSSRPAPPPPVARVPSPPVARVAPPPAPASAATVPAAAAPRQPGMFAQMASTAAGVAIGSAVGHTIGHAMTGGSSGGGNSEASRPDITYQEPYQPQDTYQQQQQPMYQQNPCAYELKQFLECAQTQSDLKLCEGLSEVLKQCKFSNGLP comes from the exons ATGCCTAGAGGAAGTCGCAGCCGAACTTCGAGGATGGCTCCTCCAAG CTATTCCTCCCGTCCGGCGCCACCTCCACCGGTGGCCAGAGTACCATCTCCACCAGTGGCCAGAGTAgcacctccaccagctcctgcATCTGCTGCGACTGTGCCTGCTGCAGCTGCTCCTAGACAGCCAGGTATGTTTGCTCAGATGGCCAGCACTGCAGCAGGTGTCGCGATCGGCTCCGCCGTGGGACACACGATTGGCCATGCTATGACAGGTGGCTCCAGCGGTGGTGGAAACTCTGAGGCCTCCAGGCCTGATATCACCTATCAG GAGCCTTATCAGCCTCAGGACACgtaccagcagcagcagcagcccatGTATCAGCAGAATCCCTGTGCCTATGAGCTGAAACAGTTCCTTGAATGTGCGCAGACACAGAGTGACCTCAAACTGTGTGAAGGGCTCAGTGAGGTGCTCAAACAATGCAAATTCTCCAATG GTTTGCCCTGA